From a region of the Janthinobacterium sp. 61 genome:
- a CDS encoding MarR family winged helix-turn-helix transcriptional regulator, whose product MSATESASKSATAPDLWFSFVRSHRLMIREIERRLAAADLPVYAWYDVLWGLESGPDGSRRMHELADALAIERYNLTRLVDKLETDRLVTRTRSPEDGRAAFVSITEDGKVLRKKMWTIYQATVADLFLAQFDSAEQQDFSAALARAAEAARDAAQSKA is encoded by the coding sequence ATGTCCGCAACTGAGTCTGCAAGCAAGTCCGCAACCGCGCCCGACCTGTGGTTTTCGTTCGTGCGCTCGCACCGTTTGATGATCCGCGAGATCGAGCGCCGCCTGGCGGCGGCCGACCTGCCCGTATATGCGTGGTATGACGTGCTGTGGGGACTCGAAAGCGGCCCGGACGGTTCGCGCCGCATGCACGAACTGGCCGACGCGCTGGCCATTGAGCGCTACAACCTGACGCGCCTGGTGGACAAGCTGGAAACGGACCGGCTGGTGACGCGCACGCGCTCGCCGGAAGACGGGCGCGCCGCCTTCGTGTCCATCACGGAAGATGGCAAGGTCTTGCGCAAGAAGATGTGGACCATCTACCAGGCCACGGTAGCCGACCTGTTCCTGGCGCAATTTGACAGTGCCGAGCAGCAGGACTTCAGCGCCGCCCTGGCCCGCGCCGCCGAGGCGGCACGCGATGCCGCTCAGAGCAAGGCGTAA
- the aceE gene encoding pyruvate dehydrogenase (acetyl-transferring), homodimeric type, producing MTSSLAVPDIDPQETKEWLEAMQAVVAVEGRPRAHYLLDQLVEIDAAQHGGMHGRVTTAYTNSIATARQSAYPGDLAIERRLNAYIRWNAMVMVLRAAKHSNVGGHIATYQSAAVLYDVGFSHFFRGHTDQFAGDLVYIQGHSAPGIYGRAYLEGRITEAQLDNYRREAGREGLSSYPHPRLMPDFWQFPTVSMGLGPLTAAYQARFMRYLEYRDLKPHQGRKVWAFLGDGEMDQPESLAAISLGGRERLDNLIFVVNCNLQRLDGPVRGNSKVIQELEGTFRAAGWHVIKVIWGSGWDALLQSDTSGLLRQRMMECVDGDYQTFKSQNGAYVRAHFFGKYPELLALVAHMTDDDIWQLTRGGHDPEKVHAAYAEAMRTTGRPTVILAKTVKGFGMGEAGEGQNINHQLKKMSADAVRAFRDRFALPVSDAQLEEMPYLKPAPDSEEARYFAARRAQLGGYIPARISKVAPLPIPPLSAFATQLKDSGERGASTTMAFVRILGTLLKDPALSKIIVPIVPDESRTFGMEGLFRQIGIHSYLGQLYTPQDAGQLSYYKEAKDGQILQEGINESGAISSWIAAGTSYSNHGLATIPFYIFYSMFGLQRVGDLAWAAADARTRGFLLGATSGRTTLMGEGLQHDDGHSHVLSSVIPNCISYDPTYAYELAVIIHDGMRRMFAEQEDIFYYITLLNENYPHPAMPAGAEAGILRGLYLLQESPEAAVPRVQLMGSGSILREVQAAGVLLQQDFGVAADVWSATSLTQVRRDGLAVERWNMLHPGSEPRVPYIQQCLAGRQGPVVIATDYMKIVADQVRPFVTDRRFVALGTDGFGRSDARESLRTFFEVDRHFIVLAALTAVADAGQLPRSKISDAIAQYGIDVEKIDPASV from the coding sequence ATGACCTCATCCCTCGCTGTACCCGATATCGATCCGCAGGAAACCAAAGAATGGCTGGAGGCGATGCAGGCCGTCGTTGCCGTGGAAGGGCGCCCGCGCGCCCACTACCTGCTCGACCAGCTGGTCGAAATTGACGCCGCGCAGCACGGCGGCATGCACGGCCGCGTTACCACCGCCTACACCAACAGCATCGCCACGGCGCGCCAGAGCGCTTATCCCGGCGACCTGGCCATCGAGCGCCGCCTGAATGCCTACATCCGCTGGAATGCCATGGTGATGGTGTTGCGCGCAGCCAAGCACTCGAACGTGGGCGGCCACATCGCCACCTACCAGTCGGCGGCCGTGCTGTACGACGTGGGCTTCAGCCATTTCTTCCGCGGCCATACGGACCAGTTTGCCGGCGACCTGGTCTACATCCAGGGCCATTCCGCGCCCGGTATCTACGGCCGCGCCTATCTGGAAGGCCGGATCACGGAAGCGCAGCTGGACAATTACCGCCGCGAAGCAGGCCGCGAGGGCCTGTCATCGTATCCGCATCCCCGTTTGATGCCTGATTTCTGGCAATTCCCCACGGTATCGATGGGACTGGGGCCGCTGACGGCCGCCTACCAGGCGCGTTTCATGCGCTACCTCGAGTACCGCGACTTGAAGCCGCACCAGGGACGCAAGGTGTGGGCTTTCCTCGGCGATGGCGAGATGGACCAGCCGGAATCGCTGGCCGCCATTTCCCTGGGCGGTCGCGAGCGGCTCGATAACCTGATCTTTGTAGTCAACTGCAATTTGCAACGCCTGGACGGTCCCGTGCGCGGGAACAGCAAGGTTATCCAGGAGCTGGAGGGGACCTTCCGCGCGGCGGGCTGGCATGTCATCAAGGTCATCTGGGGCAGCGGCTGGGATGCTTTATTGCAGAGTGACACGAGCGGCTTGTTGCGCCAGCGCATGATGGAATGCGTGGACGGCGATTACCAGACCTTCAAATCGCAGAATGGCGCGTATGTGCGCGCGCATTTCTTTGGCAAGTATCCGGAACTGCTGGCGCTGGTGGCGCACATGACGGATGACGACATCTGGCAGTTGACGCGTGGCGGCCACGATCCCGAAAAAGTCCACGCGGCCTACGCGGAAGCCATGCGCACGACTGGCCGGCCGACCGTGATCCTGGCGAAAACCGTCAAGGGTTTCGGCATGGGCGAGGCGGGCGAAGGGCAGAATATCAACCATCAGCTGAAAAAGATGAGCGCCGACGCCGTGCGCGCCTTCCGCGACCGCTTCGCGCTGCCCGTCAGCGATGCCCAGCTGGAAGAGATGCCGTATTTGAAGCCGGCGCCGGACAGCGAGGAAGCGCGTTACTTCGCGGCCCGTCGGGCACAGCTGGGCGGCTACATTCCCGCCCGCATCAGCAAGGTGGCGCCGCTGCCCATACCGCCGCTGTCCGCGTTCGCTACCCAGCTCAAGGATAGCGGCGAGCGGGGCGCGTCCACCACCATGGCCTTCGTGCGCATTTTGGGCACCCTGCTGAAAGACCCCGCCTTGAGCAAGATCATCGTGCCCATCGTGCCGGACGAGTCGCGCACCTTCGGCATGGAAGGGCTGTTTCGCCAGATCGGCATCCATTCCTACCTGGGCCAGCTGTACACGCCGCAGGATGCGGGCCAGCTCAGCTATTACAAGGAAGCCAAGGATGGGCAGATATTGCAGGAGGGCATCAACGAATCGGGCGCGATTTCCTCGTGGATCGCCGCCGGCACGTCGTACAGCAACCACGGCCTGGCCACCATTCCGTTCTACATCTTCTATTCCATGTTCGGCCTGCAGCGCGTGGGCGACCTGGCGTGGGCGGCGGCCGATGCCCGCACGCGCGGTTTCTTGCTGGGCGCCACCTCGGGCCGCACGACACTGATGGGCGAAGGTCTCCAGCATGACGATGGCCACAGCCACGTGCTGTCGTCCGTGATTCCTAACTGCATTTCCTATGATCCCACCTATGCCTACGAGCTGGCCGTCATCATTCACGACGGTATGCGCCGCATGTTTGCCGAGCAAGAGGATATTTTCTATTACATCACCTTGCTCAATGAAAATTATCCGCACCCGGCCATGCCGGCAGGAGCCGAGGCGGGCATCTTGCGGGGCCTGTATCTGCTGCAGGAAAGCCCGGAAGCCGCTGTGCCACGCGTGCAGCTGATGGGCAGCGGTTCCATCCTGCGAGAAGTGCAGGCTGCCGGCGTTCTGCTGCAGCAGGATTTCGGCGTGGCGGCCGACGTGTGGAGCGCCACCAGCCTGACGCAGGTGCGACGCGATGGCCTGGCCGTGGAGCGCTGGAACATGCTGCACCCTGGCAGCGAACCGCGCGTGCCATATATCCAGCAATGCCTGGCTGGCCGGCAAGGCCCGGTGGTGATCGCCACCGACTACATGAAGATCGTGGCCGACCAGGTGCGCCCGTTCGTGACGGACCGGCGCTTTGTTGCCCTGGGCACGGATGGCTTCGGCCGCTCCGATGCGCGCGAATCCTTGCGCACCTTCTTCGAGGTGGACCGCCATTTCATCGTGCTGGCCGCGCTGACGGCGGTGGCCGACGCTGGACAACTGCCGCGCAGCAAGATTAGCGATGCCATCGCCCAATACGGGATCGACGTGGAAAAAATCGATCCCGCGTCCGTCTAA
- the gstA gene encoding glutathione transferase GstA, with protein sequence MKLYYATGTCSLSPHIVAIEAGIALELERVDIRKIPRVTETGADYAQVNPNLYVPALALDDGTILLEGTAIVQYLADLAPDSSLAPPPGSLARVRLQSWLGFIATELHKAFSPWLFHPEYGTQAQNVARSRIAARLDHVERHLASCGPYLLGDTFTVADAYLYTILSWSDVARVDLEAFPQVRALLASIGARPAVREAMHREASRQRA encoded by the coding sequence ATGAAACTGTATTACGCAACGGGAACGTGCTCCCTGTCGCCGCACATCGTGGCCATCGAGGCGGGCATCGCGCTGGAGCTGGAAAGAGTCGATATTCGCAAGATTCCACGCGTCACGGAAACGGGCGCCGATTACGCGCAGGTGAATCCCAACCTGTATGTGCCCGCACTGGCGCTGGACGATGGCACCATCTTGCTGGAAGGCACAGCCATCGTGCAATACCTGGCCGACCTGGCGCCGGACAGCAGCCTGGCGCCGCCGCCGGGCTCGCTGGCGCGCGTGCGGCTGCAATCGTGGCTGGGGTTTATCGCCACCGAGCTGCACAAGGCCTTCAGTCCCTGGCTGTTCCACCCGGAATACGGCACGCAGGCGCAGAATGTGGCCCGCTCACGCATCGCCGCGCGGCTCGACCACGTCGAGCGGCACTTGGCCAGCTGCGGGCCGTACCTGCTGGGCGATACCTTTACCGTGGCCGATGCCTACCTGTACACCATCCTCAGCTGGTCGGATGTTGCCAGAGTCGACCTGGAAGCTTTCCCGCAGGTGAGGGCCTTGCTGGCAAGCATAGGCGCCAGACCGGCCGTGCGCGAAGCCATGCACAGGGAAGCATCGCGGCAACGGGCATAA
- a CDS encoding pyruvate dehydrogenase — translation MHTPPSFFQPPLPGGETGHVAHACLAALAPASGLLLPPASPRRALGAMAGSLKQGGAVVARVRSVGTQAPPCPDGDSWDVGASAGAWAMRYRPAATQAEKPLLYLCSPATLQALRALLVESGERGIVCNDAETQASRWPKGVQPALPAWLAAQHNCTPFDPATGEEVRAILRSALETLYLEQQSGYYYLAIHDEGADEDANEGAAAAPLSAADAAAASLGMYRMPSPGPASCRVRLCGAGRMLAVVAEAARLLKEDWDIATQVWSCPSYTRLARDAQAAEQWNLHHPRATPRLAHVRRCLGDSAAPVIAVTGYGQHIAGQIGGHVRGRFIAVGADTRMETSAPWLAVTALKALADDGALPLQFVEYALRRYALL, via the coding sequence ATGCATACACCCCCTTCATTTTTCCAGCCGCCACTGCCAGGCGGCGAAACGGGCCACGTCGCCCATGCCTGCCTGGCCGCGCTGGCGCCAGCGTCAGGACTCCTGCTGCCACCTGCTTCGCCGCGCCGCGCGCTGGGCGCCATGGCCGGCAGCCTGAAGCAGGGCGGCGCCGTGGTGGCGCGGGTGCGCAGCGTGGGTACGCAGGCGCCGCCATGCCCGGACGGCGACTCTTGGGATGTGGGAGCGTCTGCGGGCGCCTGGGCTATGCGCTATCGCCCTGCCGCGACCCAGGCAGAAAAGCCGCTGCTCTACCTGTGCAGCCCCGCCACGCTGCAGGCCCTGCGCGCGCTGCTGGTCGAGTCGGGTGAGCGTGGCATCGTCTGCAACGATGCTGAAACGCAAGCCTCGCGCTGGCCGAAAGGCGTGCAGCCCGCGCTGCCCGCCTGGCTTGCCGCACAGCACAATTGCACGCCGTTCGACCCGGCGACGGGCGAGGAAGTACGCGCCATCCTGCGCTCGGCACTGGAAACGCTGTACCTGGAACAGCAGTCAGGCTATTACTATCTGGCCATCCATGACGAAGGTGCGGATGAAGATGCGAATGAGGGTGCTGCGGCGGCGCCCTTGTCGGCCGCCGATGCGGCAGCGGCCAGCCTGGGCATGTACCGCATGCCGTCGCCGGGTCCGGCATCATGCCGGGTGCGGCTGTGCGGCGCGGGAAGGATGCTGGCTGTCGTTGCCGAGGCCGCCCGCCTGCTGAAGGAAGACTGGGATATCGCCACGCAAGTGTGGAGTTGCCCCAGCTATACGCGCCTGGCGCGCGATGCGCAGGCGGCGGAGCAGTGGAACCTGCATCACCCGCGCGCCACTCCAAGACTGGCGCATGTGCGGCGTTGCCTCGGCGACAGTGCCGCACCCGTCATCGCCGTCACCGGCTACGGGCAGCACATCGCGGGGCAGATCGGCGGCCACGTGCGCGGGCGCTTCATCGCCGTCGGCGCCGATACCAGGATGGAAACGAGTGCGCCATGGCTGGCCGTCACCGCCTTGAAGGCCCTTGCCGACGACGGCGCGCTGCCACTGCAGTTCGTCGAATACGCGCTGCGGCGTTACGCCTTGCTCTGA